A DNA window from Paenibacillus sp. HWE-109 contains the following coding sequences:
- a CDS encoding Gfo/Idh/MocA family protein, translated as MDKVRIGIIGLGNMGTGHAKYLVNNEVKGAKLTAICEFRADRLEWAKENLGEDVQLFDNLDTFLASGTIDGVLIATPHYDHPEVAAKAFQAGLHVLCEKPAGVYTKQVRQMNEAAQASGKVFSMMYNQRTNPLYKKLKDLVSSGELGEIRRTNWIITNWYRSQSYYDSGGWRATWAGEGGGVLINQDPHQLDLWQWTIDMMPKRVRAFCYFGKHRNIEVEDDVTAFVEYENGATGLFVTTTGEAPGTNRFELSGDRGKIVIEDGKLTFWRLRVSEREFNETFKGGFGQPEVWKCEIPVEGQETGHKGITQNWVDAILHGTPLVAPGEEGIKGLMLSNAMLLSTWTDNWVDLPIDEELFEQHLQDKIKNSKVNKEAGFKTFDV; from the coding sequence ATGGACAAAGTAAGAATTGGTATTATTGGTCTGGGCAACATGGGAACTGGACATGCCAAATACTTAGTAAACAATGAAGTAAAAGGCGCTAAGTTAACAGCCATTTGTGAGTTTAGAGCGGACCGTTTGGAATGGGCGAAAGAGAATCTAGGCGAAGACGTCCAATTATTTGACAATCTGGATACTTTTCTTGCTTCGGGAACGATTGATGGTGTCCTTATCGCAACTCCGCATTATGATCACCCGGAAGTGGCTGCCAAAGCATTTCAAGCTGGCCTTCATGTGTTGTGTGAAAAACCGGCAGGTGTTTACACGAAACAGGTTCGCCAAATGAATGAAGCTGCGCAAGCTTCTGGTAAAGTTTTCAGTATGATGTACAATCAACGGACCAATCCCTTATATAAAAAGTTGAAAGACCTGGTTTCCTCGGGAGAACTCGGAGAAATTCGCAGAACCAACTGGATCATTACCAACTGGTACAGATCCCAGAGTTATTACGATTCAGGCGGCTGGCGTGCAACTTGGGCAGGTGAAGGCGGCGGTGTTCTGATCAATCAGGATCCACACCAACTTGACTTGTGGCAATGGACGATCGATATGATGCCTAAGCGTGTTCGTGCGTTCTGCTATTTCGGAAAGCATCGCAATATCGAAGTGGAAGACGATGTAACCGCATTCGTTGAATATGAAAATGGCGCTACTGGCCTATTCGTGACTACAACGGGTGAAGCTCCAGGAACCAATCGTTTCGAATTATCCGGTGATCGCGGTAAAATTGTCATTGAAGACGGGAAATTGACGTTCTGGCGTTTGCGTGTATCCGAGAGAGAGTTCAACGAGACGTTCAAGGGCGGATTTGGTCAACCCGAAGTCTGGAAATGCGAGATTCCGGTTGAAGGCCAAGAAACAGGGCACAAAGGCATTACACAAAACTGGGTAGATGCGATTCTGCACGGCACACCGCTTGTTGCTCCAGGGGAAGAAGGCATTAAAGGTTTGATGCTTTCCAATGCGATGCTGCTATCGACATGGACGGACAACTGGGTTGATCTGCCTATCGACGAAGAACTGTTCGAGCAGCATTTGCAAGATAAAATCAAAAATTCCAAAGTTAATAAAGAAGCTGGATTCAAAACGTTTGACGTATAA
- a CDS encoding CBS domain-containing protein has translation MAAGRTVKDIMSKDCVTVTLQDNVYEIAVKMKQHDIGFVAVVEGKKLIGVVTDRDLVVRGYAEKKSGSTAVEEVITTNIATIDPSMTIEEAAKIMAKDQIRRLPVVENGELVGVVAIGDLAVRGSFEDEAGEALSRISSDKTLVGSSK, from the coding sequence ATGGCGGCAGGCCGAACAGTGAAAGACATTATGAGTAAAGATTGCGTGACGGTAACACTCCAAGATAATGTATACGAAATTGCGGTTAAAATGAAGCAGCACGATATCGGTTTTGTAGCTGTCGTAGAAGGAAAGAAACTGATTGGTGTTGTCACAGACCGTGACCTTGTTGTGCGGGGTTATGCGGAGAAGAAGTCAGGCTCTACAGCTGTGGAAGAGGTCATTACGACCAATATTGCGACGATTGATCCAAGCATGACCATCGAAGAAGCAGCGAAAATCATGGCGAAGGATCAGATCCGCCGTCTGCCAGTTGTGGAAAATGGCGAACTTGTTGGCGTCGTGGCGATTGGCGACTTAGCCGTACGAGGAAGTTTCGAGGATGAAGCGGGCGAAGCGCTTAGCCGGATTTCATCAGACAAAACATTGGTCGGCAGCAGCAAGTAA
- a CDS encoding M20 family metallopeptidase, giving the protein MNDFQDGLQAIYEEMVAWRRYLHQNPELSFHEYRTAEFVQNHLLSWNIEVRKGVGGNGVVGLLRGSGEGPTVALRADMDALPIQDEKNCAYSSLTSGVMHACGHDAHTSTLLGIAKIASQHREQLKGNLVFLFQHAEEITPGGADSMIKDGALEGVDAVFGVHLWTPFPVGHIYSKAGPLMAAPDEFTIQIQGKGGHGGLPHQTIDSIYVASQLVVNLQSIVSRQVDPIEPCVVSIGSFHGGSSFNVIAETSTLSGTVRTFNAELRQDVKQRFERMVASTCEMYQATYKLDYKLGYPTVVNDDKEAERFFKVGQALFGADAVHASPLIMAGEDFSYYLHHRPGCYMFVGAGNEAAGIIHPHHHPKFDIDERSMLHAANLLLGMALDYMA; this is encoded by the coding sequence ATGAACGATTTTCAAGATGGCTTACAAGCGATTTATGAAGAAATGGTTGCCTGGAGGCGCTACTTGCATCAAAACCCGGAACTTTCGTTCCATGAATATCGGACGGCCGAATTTGTTCAGAACCATTTGCTTAGTTGGAATATTGAAGTGCGCAAAGGCGTTGGCGGCAACGGTGTCGTCGGCTTGTTGCGCGGAAGCGGTGAGGGTCCGACCGTAGCGTTGCGCGCGGATATGGACGCTCTGCCTATTCAAGACGAGAAGAATTGTGCGTATTCTTCCCTTACAAGCGGTGTCATGCATGCCTGTGGACATGATGCTCACACCTCAACTTTGCTTGGTATTGCCAAGATCGCCAGCCAGCATCGGGAGCAACTCAAAGGCAATCTGGTGTTCTTATTCCAGCATGCCGAAGAAATCACGCCTGGAGGCGCTGATTCCATGATCAAAGACGGTGCTCTGGAAGGCGTAGATGCTGTATTTGGTGTTCATCTCTGGACGCCATTCCCCGTTGGTCATATTTACAGTAAGGCAGGTCCTTTGATGGCAGCCCCGGACGAATTCACGATCCAGATCCAAGGGAAGGGCGGTCATGGAGGATTGCCGCATCAAACGATCGACAGCATCTATGTAGCTTCCCAATTGGTTGTGAATCTGCAATCGATTGTCAGCCGTCAAGTCGATCCGATTGAGCCGTGCGTCGTCAGCATTGGTTCCTTCCATGGCGGGTCTAGCTTTAATGTGATTGCAGAAACAAGCACGCTAAGCGGCACGGTTCGTACCTTTAATGCTGAACTTAGGCAAGATGTAAAGCAGCGTTTTGAAAGAATGGTAGCAAGTACATGTGAGATGTACCAAGCGACATATAAACTCGATTATAAATTAGGGTATCCAACCGTAGTGAATGATGATAAGGAGGCTGAACGTTTCTTCAAAGTGGGTCAAGCTCTGTTTGGTGCAGATGCTGTGCATGCGTCCCCCCTTATTATGGCCGGCGAAGACTTCTCCTATTATTTGCACCACCGGCCGGGATGCTATATGTTCGTAGGGGCTGGGAACGAAGCGGCGGGAATCATTCACCCACACCACCATCCCAAATTCGATATTGATGAAAGATCCATGCTGCACGCTGCAAATCTTTTGCTGGGCATGGCCTTGGATTATATGGCATGA
- a CDS encoding YugN family protein encodes MIIEATGLKGLKSDLAHLDEVTTKLGFVRWQWEYTRATYDFKMEDKASKAVYFLRVNARVESGKLESPYAILYLEEAYIGRETFPHGLDYNSPVPDSVLKISNQKLAQLQQLLAD; translated from the coding sequence GTGATTATTGAAGCAACTGGCTTAAAAGGCTTAAAAAGCGACTTGGCTCATCTGGATGAAGTAACGACTAAACTAGGTTTTGTGCGTTGGCAGTGGGAATACACACGTGCTACTTATGATTTTAAAATGGAAGATAAAGCATCGAAAGCCGTCTATTTCTTGCGTGTGAATGCACGTGTAGAAAGCGGAAAATTGGAATCCCCCTATGCGATTCTTTACTTAGAAGAAGCTTACATAGGCAGAGAAACATTCCCGCATGGTTTGGACTACAACTCTCCTGTGCCTGATTCCGTGCTCAAAATCTCCAATCAAAAACTAGCGCAACTGCAACAATTATTGGCAGACTAG
- the ftsW gene encoding putative lipid II flippase FtsW: MNPPRRGTPDFLLLFLTFVLVSFGLAMVFSASSMTSAYYGDPWAFTKKQLIAVGIGTVGMLFCMNIHYSKLKKLVIPAFFFVVLALIFVIFTSKANGASSWYTLGKFGIQPTEFAKLIVIMYLASMISNKDEKFRNFKKGLLPALIVVGFVCFLIMLQPDFGSCMILFVCSAIVIMVGGSNLKHIFLLGTSFAVIGTIGVLLYLLKGGANATDNYRISRLTSYMDPFSDPQGAGHQVVQSLYAFGHGGLWGAGFGQGIQKLHYLPEAHNDFIFAVIGEELGFIGSSLFILVFIIFIWRGILVAVRSPDMFGMLTGVGIMVMFAFQSFINIGGVTNAIPLTGVTLPFISAGGSSMMVSLISMGILLSISREHTHKETAPTKKRP, encoded by the coding sequence ATGAATCCCCCTCGAAGAGGAACGCCGGATTTTCTGCTGCTCTTTTTAACCTTTGTACTCGTTAGTTTCGGATTAGCTATGGTGTTCAGCGCAAGCTCTATGACAAGTGCCTATTATGGAGATCCATGGGCCTTTACGAAAAAGCAGTTGATTGCAGTGGGGATTGGTACCGTGGGCATGCTGTTCTGCATGAATATCCACTATTCCAAGCTCAAGAAACTGGTTATCCCTGCTTTTTTCTTTGTCGTACTTGCCTTGATCTTCGTTATTTTTACTTCCAAAGCCAATGGCGCCAGCAGTTGGTACACGCTCGGTAAATTCGGTATCCAGCCCACGGAGTTTGCCAAACTGATTGTCATCATGTACTTGGCTTCCATGATCAGCAACAAAGATGAGAAGTTCCGCAACTTCAAAAAAGGATTGCTCCCTGCTTTGATCGTTGTCGGGTTCGTCTGTTTCCTGATTATGCTGCAGCCTGATTTTGGTTCCTGTATGATATTATTCGTTTGCTCTGCCATCGTCATCATGGTGGGAGGCTCCAATTTGAAGCATATCTTCCTGCTTGGGACGAGCTTTGCGGTTATCGGCACGATCGGCGTGTTGCTTTACTTGCTCAAAGGCGGCGCGAACGCAACCGATAACTACCGGATCAGCCGTTTAACGTCTTACATGGATCCCTTCTCAGATCCGCAAGGTGCCGGACATCAAGTGGTTCAATCGTTATATGCCTTTGGACACGGCGGATTGTGGGGGGCAGGATTCGGGCAAGGCATCCAGAAACTACACTATTTACCTGAAGCTCATAACGATTTTATTTTTGCCGTTATCGGCGAAGAATTGGGTTTTATAGGCAGCTCTCTATTTATTCTAGTTTTTATTATCTTTATTTGGCGAGGAATTCTTGTCGCGGTTCGCAGTCCCGATATGTTCGGCATGCTGACAGGCGTCGGTATCATGGTTATGTTCGCTTTCCAAAGCTTTATTAATATTGGCGGCGTCACGAATGCCATACCACTTACCGGTGTCACTTTGCCTTTCATATCCGCTGGGGGTTCGTCCATGATGGTCTCACTCATTAGCATGGGGATATTACTTAGTATCTCGCGTGAACATACGCATAAAGAAACGGCTCCAACCAAAAAAAGACCCTAA
- a CDS encoding Asp23/Gls24 family envelope stress response protein — MSEDNQTGLIRISDDVVSTIAGLAALETAGIAGMSGGISEGLAKRLSGKNVQRGVSVEVGQVEAAIDLRVIVNYGSRIQDVCRDLQENVREAVENMTGLTVVEVNVKVEGVAFKEEEVDDPHRVK, encoded by the coding sequence ATGTCCGAAGACAATCAAACCGGTTTAATTCGTATTTCTGATGATGTAGTATCGACGATCGCAGGCCTTGCGGCTCTGGAGACGGCTGGCATAGCGGGCATGTCTGGGGGCATCTCAGAGGGCCTGGCGAAGCGTTTGAGCGGTAAGAATGTACAAAGAGGCGTCTCTGTAGAGGTAGGGCAAGTAGAGGCAGCCATCGATCTACGTGTTATCGTCAATTACGGTTCCCGAATTCAGGATGTATGCAGGGATCTCCAGGAAAACGTGCGAGAAGCTGTTGAGAACATGACGGGTTTAACCGTCGTGGAAGTCAACGTGAAGGTGGAAGGCGTTGCGTTTAAGGAAGAAGAAGTGGACGACCCTCATCGCGTCAAATAA
- the cax gene encoding calcium/proton exchanger, with product MKGKLFYVGLILTFVLSAVAHYMHLNATLQFVISAIAIIFVAGFLGKATESVAHYAGERMGGFLNATFGNAAELIIAIFLVKDGMFEVVKASLTGSIIGNLLLVLGLSIFAGGLKFKEQSFNVKLASHNSSLMILGVIALFIPAIFAGGLTTKETSSMSIIVAVLLVAAYLLWLLFSMVTHKEILSEEAIEHGEAPWSKSMSIMFLVLATVMVAFTSEWLVGTLEEVTHKFGLSELFVGAFLIAIIGNAAEHSAAVMMAMKNKMGAAVEIAIGSSLQIALFVAPVLIIASFFMGGTPMNIVFTTYELAAIGVAVFITKSITQDGSTNWYEGLLLLVVYIILGVVFFLV from the coding sequence TTGAAAGGAAAATTGTTCTATGTAGGTTTAATTCTCACTTTCGTCCTGAGTGCTGTTGCTCATTACATGCATCTAAACGCAACCTTGCAATTCGTCATTTCAGCGATCGCGATCATCTTCGTAGCCGGGTTCCTCGGCAAAGCAACGGAGAGTGTTGCGCATTATGCAGGTGAACGCATGGGCGGATTTCTGAATGCGACCTTCGGGAATGCTGCTGAATTAATCATTGCCATCTTTTTGGTCAAAGACGGGATGTTTGAGGTCGTGAAAGCCAGTTTAACCGGTTCTATCATCGGAAACCTGCTTCTCGTTCTCGGGCTCAGTATTTTCGCAGGCGGACTAAAGTTCAAGGAGCAATCGTTTAACGTGAAGCTTGCTTCACATAACTCCTCCCTGATGATACTCGGCGTCATCGCGTTGTTCATCCCGGCTATCTTCGCAGGTGGCTTGACGACGAAAGAAACGTCATCGATGAGTATCATCGTGGCTGTATTGCTTGTAGCGGCATACTTGCTCTGGCTCTTATTCTCGATGGTCACTCACAAAGAGATCCTTTCAGAAGAAGCCATTGAACATGGTGAAGCGCCTTGGTCCAAATCCATGTCTATTATGTTTCTCGTTCTAGCCACAGTGATGGTCGCATTCACAAGTGAATGGTTGGTCGGAACACTGGAAGAAGTGACTCACAAATTCGGATTATCCGAGCTGTTCGTAGGTGCTTTCTTAATCGCTATCATTGGTAACGCAGCTGAACATAGCGCCGCTGTCATGATGGCAATGAAGAACAAAATGGGAGCTGCCGTAGAAATCGCTATCGGAAGTTCTTTGCAGATCGCCCTGTTCGTTGCCCCGGTCCTTATCATTGCCAGCTTCTTTATGGGCGGGACTCCCATGAACATCGTCTTCACCACCTACGAGCTGGCTGCAATCGGAGTCGCCGTCTTCATAACCAAGTCGATCACCCAAGACGGCTCAACGAACTGGTATGAAGGACTCTTGCTTCTCGTAGTCTACATTATTCTAGGCGTCGTTTTCTTCCTTGTATAA
- a CDS encoding YlaN family protein, with the protein MSSSDLLLDMNQKALNLLQEDADKIEKLIEVQMENLTTRQCPLYEEVLDTQMYGLSREIDFAIRAGLISELPGKQILNKLERNLAELYEALNNKK; encoded by the coding sequence ATGTCTTCATCTGATCTATTGCTGGACATGAATCAAAAGGCGCTTAATCTTCTTCAAGAAGATGCAGATAAAATCGAGAAGCTGATCGAAGTACAAATGGAGAATTTGACGACTCGTCAATGCCCACTGTATGAGGAAGTTTTAGATACGCAAATGTACGGACTTTCTAGAGAAATTGATTTTGCTATTCGAGCGGGACTTATTTCCGAATTGCCTGGCAAACAAATTCTGAACAAACTAGAACGTAACCTTGCAGAGCTTTATGAAGCGCTAAATAATAAAAAGTAA
- a CDS encoding HPr family phosphocarrier protein, with protein sequence MPSANNAAIVEISQTANKFRSSIVLQYDNKYIDVKSILGLFTTLLSSSKYDLHVHGPDEAEAKIAMAEVFAKHDLGVNVVAD encoded by the coding sequence ATGCCAAGTGCTAATAACGCCGCAATTGTTGAAATTTCACAAACCGCTAATAAATTTAGATCCTCAATTGTTCTTCAATACGATAATAAGTATATCGATGTGAAAAGTATTCTAGGCTTGTTTACGACTTTGCTTAGCTCAAGCAAATACGATTTGCATGTTCACGGACCTGATGAAGCAGAAGCGAAGATCGCTATGGCTGAAGTATTTGCTAAGCATGATCTAGGCGTAAACGTAGTAGCAGATTAA
- a CDS encoding TVP38/TMEM64 family protein: MSVLNRKRILPILLLIVVLCGLIYFFFYNPIGVKLTHSNMRQLSGHLRDLGWPGKMIGMSLVFFQTFFPFIPFVVVAGTNVAIFGIKVGFLVNYVMSCLGAIASFYFARYYGHAWVEKKLERFPLVQQFSLRMEKRGFLYVLLGRLIPILPSSAINFAAGLTRIKFTHFLAGTLLGKLPIVFLESMIAHDLFHFQKYKGRLLLLLGILVVLILIGNGVKKALTAKMK; this comes from the coding sequence TTGTCGGTATTAAATAGAAAGCGCATACTACCAATTTTACTCCTAATCGTTGTGCTCTGTGGCTTGATCTATTTTTTCTTCTATAACCCTATAGGCGTCAAGCTTACACACAGCAACATGCGGCAGCTTTCTGGGCATTTAAGGGATTTGGGTTGGCCTGGTAAAATGATTGGAATGAGCTTGGTTTTTTTTCAAACCTTTTTTCCGTTCATTCCGTTTGTTGTCGTAGCAGGGACGAATGTCGCTATTTTTGGAATCAAGGTAGGATTCCTCGTCAATTATGTGATGTCCTGCTTAGGCGCAATCGCGTCCTTTTATTTCGCCCGTTATTATGGACATGCTTGGGTAGAGAAGAAGTTGGAACGCTTTCCACTTGTCCAGCAGTTTAGCTTGCGGATGGAAAAGCGGGGTTTCTTGTATGTTTTACTAGGGAGATTAATACCGATCTTGCCTTCTTCGGCTATTAATTTCGCTGCGGGCCTTACAAGAATTAAATTTACTCATTTCTTAGCTGGCACTTTACTGGGCAAGCTGCCCATCGTTTTTCTAGAATCGATGATCGCTCATGATTTATTTCATTTTCAAAAATACAAGGGCAGATTGCTCTTGTTGCTAGGAATTCTTGTCGTTTTGATTCTCATTGGAAATGGCGTGAAGAAAGCACTTACAGCGAAGATGAAGTAA
- a CDS encoding sensor domain-containing diguanylate cyclase gives MSESLRSMKQHSRAEHFEEFLRQGLVLSSNFSYGEASSGQLLFDASDYWIFQFGQAMLPRHTALLWVNAELSVMNACSHETTFSESVLSPNVSWSYAIQNDNPFARCAVNPMLQVMSGNDMQMIELKSTHAAAVPVYNSQGNLIAYMGLLSQTYLSTEELMQLLYTVAISYQSCVQTVDDRRKYEQLFMQHQQREIEFKKHDILFEASKKLHAKIDVDSVLTEVIDCIYRFYPNIHVDLLLSQDNDSNNLYVKPLNFQNAEDDIRTRAFMEGHVIFEPTSERSGASTGNVAAPLSGKQGVYGVLYMKSEHDLIHASDLQFISLLADTAGSAFENAKLYEQSNLMINELRLINEITKQLNQSLRLNEIFNSASSEILSIFGADYSCILQTDKDSEKLIVQATNLPAMFHEAISLNQGFSGLIYNTKEPIIISDYMINNKISSKLMQLTDSRSLIGSPILVNGQVEGVILVVHSDPNFFSYDNYKLLQVLSGHIGLAMTNASLHAEVKRMVITDNLTGLYVRHYLDEQANLLQKKDFCGSLIVVDIDNFKRVNDTHGHQVGDKILIQVSQIIKTSIRDSDIAARWGGEELAVYLPQVAKDQTIRIAERIRSRVMDETNPQVTVSCGVSDWNWEEDKISVESLFYRADMALYQAKNNGRNQIQIG, from the coding sequence ATGAGTGAATCGCTTCGTAGTATGAAACAACATAGTCGCGCAGAGCACTTCGAAGAGTTTCTTCGGCAAGGACTTGTTCTTTCTAGCAACTTTTCCTATGGAGAAGCCAGTTCAGGGCAGCTCTTGTTTGATGCTTCTGATTATTGGATTTTTCAATTTGGACAAGCGATGCTGCCCCGTCACACTGCCCTTTTATGGGTAAATGCTGAGCTTTCTGTTATGAATGCTTGCTCGCATGAGACAACTTTTTCTGAAAGCGTTTTGTCCCCTAATGTTTCGTGGAGCTATGCGATTCAGAACGACAATCCATTTGCACGCTGTGCAGTGAATCCCATGCTTCAAGTCATGTCAGGTAATGACATGCAAATGATTGAATTGAAATCAACGCATGCTGCTGCCGTCCCTGTCTATAATTCCCAAGGCAATCTCATTGCCTATATGGGACTATTGTCTCAGACCTATTTATCGACGGAAGAATTAATGCAATTGTTGTATACAGTGGCAATTTCTTATCAAAGCTGTGTTCAAACGGTTGATGATCGCCGCAAGTATGAGCAGTTATTTATGCAGCATCAGCAAAGAGAAATTGAATTTAAGAAGCATGATATTTTATTTGAAGCTTCGAAGAAACTGCACGCTAAGATTGATGTCGACTCTGTGTTGACAGAAGTCATTGATTGTATATATCGTTTTTATCCGAACATTCACGTCGATTTACTCTTATCTCAGGATAATGATTCTAATAACCTATATGTGAAGCCTTTGAATTTCCAAAATGCAGAAGATGATATCCGTACGCGTGCTTTTATGGAAGGGCATGTGATATTCGAGCCTACATCGGAACGCTCAGGGGCGAGTACAGGCAATGTCGCCGCGCCACTATCAGGGAAACAAGGTGTTTACGGGGTGCTGTATATGAAGTCAGAGCATGATTTGATTCATGCTTCTGATCTGCAATTCATCTCTTTGCTCGCAGATACGGCAGGGTCGGCTTTTGAAAATGCCAAACTATACGAGCAATCGAATTTGATGATTAATGAATTGCGACTTATCAATGAGATTACGAAGCAGTTGAATCAAAGTTTGCGGCTTAATGAGATTTTCAATTCGGCTTCAAGTGAGATTTTGAGCATATTCGGTGCTGATTACAGCTGTATTCTTCAGACTGACAAGGATAGTGAGAAGCTAATTGTACAAGCGACCAATCTGCCTGCCATGTTTCATGAGGCGATTTCGCTGAATCAAGGTTTTTCTGGATTGATTTATAATACCAAAGAGCCCATTATTATTTCGGACTATATGATTAATAATAAGATCAGTTCCAAACTTATGCAGTTGACCGATTCACGGTCACTCATTGGCTCGCCCATTCTGGTGAATGGACAAGTCGAAGGGGTTATTTTGGTTGTTCATAGCGATCCTAACTTCTTCTCTTATGATAATTATAAGCTGCTGCAGGTGTTATCAGGTCATATTGGTCTTGCCATGACGAATGCTTCGCTGCACGCTGAAGTTAAGCGAATGGTCATCACGGATAACCTGACTGGACTTTACGTGCGTCATTACTTGGATGAGCAGGCTAATTTGCTGCAGAAGAAGGATTTTTGCGGTTCATTAATCGTCGTTGACATTGATAATTTCAAGCGGGTGAATGATACGCATGGCCATCAAGTTGGGGACAAAATCTTGATTCAAGTGAGCCAAATCATCAAGACCAGCATTCGGGATTCGGATATCGCGGCTAGATGGGGCGGAGAAGAGTTGGCCGTCTATCTGCCGCAAGTTGCGAAGGATCAGACAATTCGTATCGCTGAACGTATTCGTTCACGCGTAATGGACGAGACGAATCCACAAGTAACGGTTTCTTGCGGTGTTTCGGATTGGAATTGGGAGGAAGACAAGATCAGTGTGGAATCGCTGTTCTATCGGGCAGATATGGCGCTCTATCAAGCTAAAAATAACGGTCGCAACCAAATTCAAATCGGTTAG
- the rpsD gene encoding 30S ribosomal protein S4, translating to MSRYTGPKFKLSRRVGISLSGNGKDMKRPFPPGQHGPGQRKKMSGYGVQLNEKQKLRHMYGLNEKQFRNLFDKASKLKGISGENFMILLESRLDNLVYRLGLSNSRAGARQLVAHGHVTVNGKKVDIASYIVSTGDVIALRERSKGLSAVKEALANRNYLPTYLEFNDASVEGKYIRLPERSELPQEIDEKQIVEFYSR from the coding sequence ATGTCACGTTATACAGGACCTAAATTCAAACTAAGCCGCCGCGTTGGTATTTCCTTGAGCGGTAACGGAAAAGACATGAAACGCCCATTCCCTCCAGGTCAACACGGCCCAGGGCAACGTAAAAAAATGAGCGGTTACGGCGTTCAATTAAATGAAAAACAAAAACTTCGTCACATGTACGGCTTGAACGAGAAGCAATTCCGCAACTTGTTCGACAAAGCTTCCAAATTGAAAGGTATTTCTGGTGAGAACTTCATGATCTTGCTTGAAAGCCGTTTGGACAACTTGGTTTACCGTCTTGGTCTTTCCAACTCCCGTGCAGGCGCACGTCAATTAGTTGCTCACGGTCACGTAACTGTGAACGGCAAAAAAGTAGACATCGCTTCTTACATCGTTTCTACTGGTGACGTAATCGCGCTTCGCGAAAGAAGCAAAGGTCTCTCCGCAGTGAAAGAAGCTCTTGCTAACCGTAACTACCTGCCAACATACCTTGAGTTCAACGACGCAAGCGTAGAAGGCAAGTACATCCGTTTACCAGAACGTTCCGAGCTTCCACAAGAAATTGACGAGAAACAAATCGTCGAGTTCTACAGCCGTTAA
- a CDS encoding YolD-like family protein yields the protein MILNQHKEAIIVHRFSQNRIPNRNLDEQEIENINMALLQSQVYKKSVQLTIYDEFNPRSINGLSRHDKEISLSF from the coding sequence ATGATATTGAATCAACATAAGGAAGCTATTATTGTTCATAGATTTTCTCAGAATCGAATCCCAAATAGAAACTTGGATGAACAGGAGATCGAGAATATTAATATGGCACTTTTGCAATCACAGGTGTACAAGAAAAGTGTTCAGTTAACAATCTATGATGAATTTAATCCGCGATCTATAAATGGTCTGTCACGACACGACAAAGAGATAAGTTTAAGTTTTTGA
- a CDS encoding head decoration protein, with amino-acid sequence MPGQGATTSQYFKEVLASTDLQAKLPGGVLLASGQGVLAKGTVLGKVTATRKFKAYATGASDGSQTSVCILDNDADTTSSDIGASAWIAGIFDSTALTGLDSGAKTALKLCYFV; translated from the coding sequence ATGCCTGGTCAAGGTGCAACAACATCGCAATATTTCAAAGAAGTTCTCGCTTCCACAGATCTACAAGCGAAGCTACCTGGAGGAGTGCTGCTTGCGTCTGGTCAAGGTGTCCTTGCGAAAGGTACAGTTCTTGGTAAAGTAACAGCAACAAGAAAATTCAAAGCCTACGCAACTGGTGCTAGTGATGGTTCGCAAACCTCTGTTTGTATCTTAGATAACGACGCAGATACAACTAGCTCTGATATTGGCGCTTCTGCATGGATTGCCGGCATTTTTGATTCAACAGCTTTAACAGGACTTGATTCAGGGGCAAAGACAGCATTAAAGCTTTGCTACTTCGTTTAG